ACGGCGGCAGGTTCGGTCATGGCGGCCTCTTCGCTCGACACACCGTCCGGAAGCGGCAGGAGATTCCACACGGGCACGCGGACGTATTCGGCGAAGCCGCCGTCGCATCGCGACCCCAGGTAGTCGTAGTCGGCGCATTGTGCGTATTCGCCCACTTCGCACAACGCGCACGCGCGGCACGGGATCAATGGAAAGACCGCGGCCGCTTTGCCTACGAGCGCGGTATCGACGCCGTCGCCAACGTGTTCGACAACGCCCGCAAGTTCGTGGCCGGGGATCGTCGGGAAACGGTAAGTCCCCTTCACAAAAACGCGCGGGATATCCGACCCGCACACGCCACACGCGCCGACGCGCAGCAGCACTTCGCCTGCGGCAGGCTGAGGCGTAGGCACGCTCTCATGGCGCAAGTCGCCGACCGCGTGAAGGACACAGGCTTTCATAATCTATGCTCCTCGGGCTTGCCGCGAAAGGCAGTGGCTATACACTGTCGAAAAGAAAGTCTGACGGGAATAACTGTCATCACTTCAGCCGCAGAAAATCGTCAACACTAAATCCCGCATCCCTCAAGATGCGTGCGGTCAAACCGCGGCCTAGGTCGCAATGGGAATGGATGGGCACAGTGACCGCCGTCTTCTTTTCTTCGTGCCAAAGCGTGAGATGACTGCCCGATTGCCGGTCCTCTACGAAACCCTGTTTGCGCAGAAAGCGGACAAGCTCCTGCGCCGTGAGCTGCGGCATCCGGCTCATTCAGGGATTCCGACAGTCAATTCTTCGACGTGAACGAGCCGTTCTTGTTGTTCAATCTTCTGACCGTGGGTTCTCAGGGTGGCCAAATGTTGCTGAACTGCTTCGCGGATGTTCCGCTTGGCCTCTTCGATCGTAGAACCATTGCTGAAACAACCCGGTAAAGTTGGGCTATACGCGAAGTACCCTTCATCCTCAGGCTCTTTCTCGATCACAATCTCGAATGTGTAGAAACGCATCGGATGTCTCCGTGGCCGATTGGTCCCGTGCCAATAATCAGTATGAGGAATTGGCACGGATCGAGGCAAATGGCATTCAGTAACGTTCTACCCCGGATTCCTCACGAACACATTTGAACCTCTCTCGTAACAAGAGAGTTTGCGAGATTTGGGGCCAAGAAACAAAGCGGTTCTCCAAGAGCAGAGTGTGTTCGAGAGAAATCCTCGTGGCACAACCTCAAAGTCTTGCACGTGAGCAATTTGCGTCGGCGCTCAATCGCGCCGGTGCAAATTGCGGACTACTGTTCCGAATTCTTCTTGCGTGGCTTTGGCATATCGAAGTGTTCGCCCCAGGACAACACGACCGTGCTGCCTTTCTTCGCGGACAACGCCAGGTAAGCGTTGGAGCGTGTAAAGGGCGATGCGTTGCCATAGTCCTCGCCGGCGGAGCGATGCTCGAACTCCCAGTTGTGGCCCGGCGCCCAAACCGGCGCCAGCAGCGCGTCTATTTGTTTGGTCAGGTTGACTCCCCGCCAGTAGATGGGACTTCCGACCATCAGGTCGATACTCTTTCCACCTTCAACCAGCACATTCAACCAGCCGTACCACTGCAAGGCGCAGTTGATGTCGCCTTTGGTGGCGACAGTCATTCCCTCGGGCGTCGTGATCACGTAGGCGTTGCATGGCGTGCCGGAGGAATGCTCCGCGTTGTTCCATTGATGGTCCCACAGCACGTCGACTTTCAGTTTGCCGACATCGAGCGGCGTCCCCAGCGTTTGCTTGAGCGTTACCAATTTTTCGGCCCAGGGTTGATCCCCCCACATCTTCTTGTTGCTCTCCGTCACGACGACGGTCTTTCCTTTCTCAATAAGCGCGCGCGTCAACTCGTAGTCGATATGGTCGGAGTGCTCATGCGTGTGGAAGGAGACGTCGATAAGACTCGTCAGCTTATCGACCTGTTCGTCCGTCATGCAGAAGGTTTCGCCTTCTTCTTCCGGCGTCTTGTGCAAGTCTTTGTTGGGGCCTTGGTCAAGATCGATGGCGAAGACAACCGACGGCGTCTGGATGATCTCGGAACTCGAATACAACTGGAAATACCGGATGCCTTGCTTTGGACGTTCTTTTGAAAGCAGGTCAATCACGTGGTCAACCGAGCGGCGATAGTACGCAATCAACTCCGGACTCTTCTCCGAATCGGGGATAGCAATCCAGTCGTCCAGCGCCTTCAACGCGGCAAGGCGGGACTCCGATTGTGGTATGGATGGCGGCGCATCCGTTAGCGCCTGCCACAGGGCGGAACCGTCGTCGGCTACAGCGCAATACGCTATGGCCAGAAACATACAAACCGGCCAAGGCAGTCGAATCTTGACGTTCATGAAGTACCTCCAGGCGCATTAACGCGATGCGGAGGTATTTTGCCCGAAAGGACTGCGCGGAGAACAGTGCGAGAATTACTGCGCCTTGTCGGCTTCCGGTTTTACGATATGTACAGGGCACTCTTCGGGAAGGGCATAGCCGCCTTCCGTGGCTACCGTGTCTCCCGCCGAGATACCCGCTACAATCTGGACAACTCCGGGGGCGTGGGCGCCGGTCTTGACCACAGTCTGGTAGGCCTTGTCATCACGGATGAGTGTGACCACGGATTCGCCATTGCGATCCGCCACCGCTGCGGTCGGAACAACAAGCGCATTGGGAATCTCCGGCAACGCAATACTCACACGACACGCAAGTCCGGGACGCAATGCGCCGTCCTTGTTATCGATGCGAACAAGCGTCTCGACGTCGCCGGTGCTTTCATCGGCCACTTTCCCGACACGCGCCACGGCGCCTTTGTACTCCGAGCCGGACGTGCCATCAAGTGTGACCTTTGCCGTAGCGCCTTCCGTTACTTGCGCAAGACTGCTCGCCGGGACCCGAACGCGCGCATAGACAAACGATAGATCCACGACGGTGGCAACTTTTGAAGTCATGTCGAGGGACATGCCTTGACGAACAAGCAACTGCGTGATGACCCCGTCTATGGGAGACGAAATGGTGCTGAGTTCAAGGTTCAACTTTTGCGCGGCCAGCTCACTCTCCGCGGATTGAAGCTGGGCCTTAGCTTGTTCAATGGCCTCGGGACGCGTCCCGGCCTCCGATACCTTCAAGCGTTGCGCGGCAGCCTGACTGGCAGCGTCGGCCTCATCGGCGGCGGACTTCGCCATCTCAAACTGAACGTCGGCAATTTCCCCGTGTTCGTGCAGGGGTTGAAGCGCTTTGAGTTTGGCGCGTTGGGCTTCGGCGGCAGCGAATGCATTTCGCGCATCTTGCCGCGCGGCTTCAATCTCGGCGCGCAACGGACCCTTCTGAAGCAAAGCAACATTGGCCCTTGCTTCTTCGACGGCCGCGGCAGCCTTGCTCACGTTGGCTTCAACCATGCGCGAATCCAGCAATACTACGGGGTCGCCCGCTTTCACTGCTGCGCCTTCTTCAATGCAGACACGGCTGACAAATCCAGCTACTTGCGGACACAGTTCCACGGTGCGTTCGGGGGCAGCAATAAGGGCTCCCATGAGATCGAGCGACGGACGCAGAGTTGTGGTTTCCACGGTAGCTGCCGAGACTTCGACGGGTGCACGTTCCTCACCCTCGCCTTCGATCGCCGTGTTGCCACCGCAACCCGCAGTCATCGCCGCCACGCATGCAATGCACACCAGAATCCATGTCTTCACGTCGAATTCCTCGCGGTTCTGCTTGGATGAAGCGCCTTCATCAGTGCGTAATACACCGTTGGTGTAGCAATCAGCGACAGCACAAGCGAAACACACAAGGCGCCGATCACGCCGATCGCGAGAGGACGCAGCAGGTCCGCGCCTGCGCCAATTCCGTAAGCAAGCGGCAACAATCCGAGAAATGCCGTTAACGAAGTCATAAGAACGGGGCGCAGTCTCCTGCGCCCCGACTGCACCAGGGCCTCTTCCAGCGAGTATCCGCGGCGCTGCAACTGCTCGACGAAGTCGAGCATAAGGATGCCGTTCTTGGCGACAATGCCAAATCCGATGATGGCCCCGAGAAAGGAGACGATGTTCAACGATGTCCCCGTAACCCACAGAGCGCCGACGACACCGAGAAGAGCAAGGAGAGCCCCAATCACGATGGCGATGGGATGTGCGAACGTTCGGAATTCAAAGATGAGAACCGTGAGGACGAAGAAGATCGCCATGGCGAGTACTCGCGCGAGGTTAGCAAAGGACTCCTGTTGCTGCTGGTACAAACCGCCGTACTCAATGCTTACATCAGCGGGCAGATTGACATGCTCTTTAATTGCGCGCTGAATGGCCTTCATGCCGCTGCGCGTGTCGATGCCGGAGAACCGTGCCGAGACGGCAATCAATTGCCGCTGATCCTCGCGGTGCATTTCAAGCAGCCCAGGTTCATGTTCCAGGTCGGACACTTCGCCGAGTGTAACGCGCGGTCCACTTGCACTGGTCAGCGGGACGTTCTGAATCTTTCGCTCGTTCTCGCGTTCCTTTTCATCCATGATCACGCGAATGCCCACGATCCGGTCGCCTTCCAGGACGTACGATGCCTCTTTTCCGAGCAGCGCAGATTCGACTTCATCGCCAATCTGCGCCGCCGTCAAACCGCTGCGCAGAGCATCGGCTGTGTGGACACGAAACGTCAGGGATGGTCCTGCAACGACGAGACCGTCATTCACGTCGACAACGCCGGGGATCTTCTCGATCTCTTCGGCGATCTGCGGCGCGACGGTCTTAAGAGACTCGACATTGGAACTAAAGATCTTAATCTCGACCGGTTCCGGAGACCAGGTCAAGTCACCGATCAGGTCCGCCAACACGCCGGGAAACTCGACTTCCAGCGCAGGTTCAGCAGCCTCCACCTCCTCGCGGACGGCGTCGACGACTTCATCGGTGTCGCGTTCCCGATCAGGTTTTAGTTTCACCAAGAAGTCGCCAATGTTGGGCTCCGTCGCTGCGAGTCCCAATTGCGCCCCCGAGCGCCGCGAGTAGCTTTCAATCTCGGGCGTCTTTCGCAGGATGGCTTCGATATGCCGCATCATGCGATCGGTCTCGGTGAGGCTTGTGCCCTCGGGACTGACATAGTCCAACACGAACGCGCCTTCGTCCATGTGAGGCAGAAAGTCACTGTCGAGCCGTTGGTAGAGCACGGTCCCGAGAAGAAGCACGAATGCCATGCACATGAGCGCCAACGCGGGATGGCGCAGAGAGACGCGTACCACGCGCTCGTAAAGACGAATCAATCGCCGCAGTATGAATCCACCTTGCTCCAATTCGTCCTGCGTCTCTCCGGGATGCCGCCGCAATAGAGCAATACCGAGCGCGGGGGTCAAGGTGAGCGCAAGAAGAAGCGATATCAATAAAGAGGCGGCCATGGTAAAGGCGAGGGCACGGAAGAACACACCCGGCACGCCTTCGAGGAACGCCAGTGGAAGAAAGACCACTACGGGAGTAATCGTGCTTCCCACCAGCGCATGGCCAACCTCTGAGAGCACCTCATGTATGGACTCGCGCAGGTCACGTCCCGCGCACATCTTTGTGTGCATCGCCTCAACCACGACAATGGCGTCGTCGATGATCAGGCCAATCGCCGCGGCGATTCCGCCGAGCGTCATCAGATTGAAGGTCATTCCCAAGGCGTACATGCACGTCAACGTCATCAGCAGGCACATGGGAATTGCCAGGATCGCTACAAATGTCGTTCTCGCGTTTCGCAGGAAGAGATACATCACAAGAACCGACAGCAGCAGGCCAAAGCCGATACTTTCCCACACACTTCGGCTTCCTTCACGCACGAACAATGACTGGTCGTAGAAGAGCGCCAACTTCATGTCCGGCGGCAGGGTCTTGCGCAGAGCACGCAATTCATCGTGCAGCGCGGCCGCAATGCCTACCGTGTTCCCGTCGGGCTGGCTATAGACATTGAGGAGAACCGCGTCAACGCCGTCCGCCGACACGATATTGTATTTGGGAGCCTCGCTACGCACGACCATCGCCACGTCGCCCACCAAGACCGGCGCGCCGTTGACCCATGCCACGGGGAGCTTCTCAACGTCCGCGGCTTTCGCGACGCGTCCATCGACCAGGGTGAGGTAGAGTTGGCGGTTCTCTTCGTGGAGTCCCGCGGATACGAATGTGTTGGTCTGAGTGATGGCGTCAGAAACCTGCGCCAGTGTCAGGTGATGCGCGTCGAGTTTGGCAGGATCAACCACAACGTGATACTCAGGCTTCTTACCGCCAACAATGTTCACGCTGGCAACGTCATTGATACGGAGTAGCCTTGGCTTAATCTCGTATTCGGCCTTTTCCCACAGCTCGGTGATATTGCGTGTAGTACTCGTTAGGCTGAAACCCAGTATTGGAAACGAAGAGAACGTCAATCGATTCACGGTGTACTCTGCCGTGTCGGGTAAAGAGCTTCGAATTTGCGACAATTGGGCCAACACGTACAGTTCCGCCTGAATCATGTCTGTCTTCCAGTCGAAGAAGACATTGACCTCCGCGGAACCGCGTCCCGTTGCGGACCGGATGTTGACCGTTCCAGGGGCGTTTTTCATGGCCTCTTCGATGGGCCGCGTGATGGTTGCCATCATCTCGTCCGCGGGCATCACACCGTTGTCAACCAGAATTACGATGCGCGGGAAATCGGTCTGAGGAAAGACAGAAGCGGGCATACGGTACGCCGCATAGATACCGGCGACGCAAAGCGCAAGGGAAACAAACAGAATTGTGCTTCCATGTCGTACAACGTAGCTGCTTCGTCCGTTCTGAAGGGGCGTACTGGCGGCCGATGATGTTTGCTCAGTATTCAACGAAGTACTGCCTCTACTTCACCGGCGCCGGCGAATTAGCTGCAGCGTCTTCGAGCGCGCCACCCACTGCCTTCTCAAGATCGGCAAGCGCGGAGGCGTAGTCGGCAGCAAACCGCGCACCGGCTTCTTTGTGGTCGTTGAGCGTTTGCTGCGCCACGAGCAAGGTCAGGATATTCTCCTCACCGGCCTCATACGCCCGCTGGGCTGTCGCGATGTTCTGCTCCGCGAGAGGGATTGCGTCGCGGCCGGACAGTTCGAGCAGACTCTTAGCCGCTTGCAGCCGGGCCACGGACTCACGAACGTCTTGCATGACGCCAAGCGCCATTTCTTCGTAGTCTTTTTGCTTCTGCGCGTACTTGAAGCGGGCTTTGGCGATTTGCGCCTTGTTCTGATCCCAGATCGGAAGCGTAACTTGAAGGCTGGGGCCTAGAATCATGTCGATGGTTTGGCGCTTCTCCAATTTTCGGCCACGCCAATTGTCGAGCTCCTGCAACGCCAGGTCCTTGGCATTCTGCCTGCCCGCCTGAGCTTGGCCGCGGCCAACCTGGGCCAACTGCGTGATGGCCTCATTGATACTTTGGCTTGCCGTAACGCCGCTGAGATCGGGTTTCTGCGGTACCGGAGGCAGTGGTTTCAGACTTCGGGGCGCGCGTGCCTCGGGGCGTTCTCCCTCAATCCCGAGAACAAGGCTCGAGAGTATAGAGCGGCGCTGATGCTTTATTTCGGCTTCCGCGGCGTCCAAATCAAGGGCGGCCATCCGGACATCCAGTCGCGTGTCCAGAGCACGCTTTACCAGAGCCGCCTCATCGGGACAGTCCGCTGTCACACGCGGGAGCGGGTCTGTTAGTCGAACACCAGCCTGCTCGAATGACAACCCCAGCAGCCGTTCAAATCCCGCTCGCGCGACATCTCGATCTCGTCGCGTGGATTCCAATCGCATTTGACCTTCGAGAACACTGGAGGCGACAAGGTTCACGTCGAGGATGGTGGCCTCGCCCGCTTCAAACCGGTTTCTAGCGAGTTGCTGTGCATGCTTGAGTAAATCGAGGTTTCCGGCCAATACGCGTTCTGCCTCTTCTTGCGAACACACGTCGAAGTACGCGCGCCGGACTCTCGCGGTGAGGTCTACAGCCGCATTCACGACGTGAAAGACTGTTTGCTCCAGTTGGTCTTTCGCGATGCGCTTGCGGACAGGTATCTGCCACAAGTCGGCGATTTCCTGAGCGAAGCCCACGCTGAGGTTGCTGCGTCCACCGCCTTCGGGAAAGCGGGCGCTCAGGGAAAGGGATGGATTTGACAGCAATGCCGATTGCGCCACATCCGCCCGCGATACGCCGATCTCTTGAAAGATCGACTGAAATGCGCGGTTGTTGAGCAGAGCCACGCGAATGGCCTCTTCCTGCGTCAACCCGCCGTCAAGCAAGGCGGCGACGCGTTGCTGAACGTCAGACTCAATCGTGGGGCTATACACAACGTTTGAGCCCGTACGCTGCTGGATGAGTTCGCCGGCCCTCGTATAGTCCTTCTCCGGCTTCACAGTGCCGCATCCCGCGAAAGCAAGGATGAGAATAGGTAAGGCTATTCTTCTTCCCATCGTCACTGAGTTTTTGCTCCCAGCCTGGCTCATGTCTTGGCAGCTCACGATCGACACCGCCCTACCCGAAGAACTCCTTTGCGACAAGTGGAATCACGAGAAGCAGGCAGTGCGCTTCGGCCACAAGGCTGGGCAATAGGAATCGCCGCGCCATCTCGGGGCGGAGGCCTCTGCTGCCGAAGCGGGGCACCCAACGAGAAGTTGTTTGAAGATAGGAAACGTACGGCGCCCCGTATTTCTCGGTGAGGTGCGCTTCTTCTCTCCGCACCACGAACCGGTACACAAGCACGCACCAGGCGAGCATCAGCGGCAGAAACCAAATCAATTCGGAAACCACCGTCAGACCGAGCAGCATCGTCGTGTTCGCAATGTAGATCGGATTGCGCACAAGAGAATAGGGACCGGTGGTTGTAAGTGTTTTGTGAATACGTAACCGGTAGTGAAGATGTACTTGCGCCCACACCCGAATGGCAACGCCAATAAAGAAGACCGTAAGCCCTATCGGCCAGATCACGGCATCGTGCTCGGTCTCCCCGGCAAATACAAGCAAGCAGAATAGGTAGGGTGGCGCCATCAACACCCCGCGAAAACGATAAGCGCGTTCAAGCCAAACGTTCATATGTAAAGCTACCTCTTTCGATGCCGCGTGGACACACCTGCCCGCGGCGTACCTCCATGAAGTGTAGAAGACAGGCGCTTACCGGATGCTTGCCGAAACATTACCGTTTGGCAATCTTGAGGAAAGCTGCAAACTCCTGTCGCTCCTTGAATTACGCTTATCCCGCATAGCGAAGATTGCCAAATGGTCATGTACAGGTAATCTCCGGGTTAACTCGTGCTTGTTATGCTGAATGGCGTGTCCAATGATCAGAACGGATCCCGTTACAGATATACATAGCCAAAACACGGAGCGTTGATACCTATGAGCCGAAATCGATCTTTCCAGGATTCGATCGCGCCTTTAGTTGTAGGCACCATTCTCGCCCTAGCACCGTTCTTGTTCAGTGCGCCCGCCCATGCCGTTGATCCGACTTCGCTGGAGCCGGCAGAAGCGTTCACGCCTCGGACTCTTGAACTCGAACTGGAGACCGCGTACGAAAAATACGAGGATGCCGAGTTGGAGCTTGAAGCGACTGTCGGCTATGCGTTCAGTGAGAGGTGGAAATTGGAGGCGGCGCTGCCTGTCGAGTACGAAGAAGGAGACGGAACCGAGGTTGGCGATGCTTCACTGAAACTCATCCACACGTTTAACCCGGATACAGAGAAGTGGCCGCTCCTAGGCCTCTCGCTTAAGCTGGCCTTTCCAACTGGCGATCACGGTGATGAGGATCACGGAGGCATCGATACCGAATTGATGTTTTATGCGATGCAATCGCTTGGCGGTCCCGACAGCAAGCATCAATTGCATCTGAACCTGGGCGGCACATTCGTGGGTGGCGCGTCCGATGAAGAGCGCGACTTCAGGTACTCGGCCCTGCTCGGATACTCCTATGCGCTCAATGAGCGAACGACGTTAGTCGCTGACTTCATACGCGAAGAGCTCGAAGAGAATGGCGAAGACTCGAATATGCTTGAGGTCGGAGTGAAGCGTCAGGTGAACGATTCCGTGGAAGTCGCGGCGGGAGCGGGGATTGGCCTTGGCGAGGATTCTCCGGATTTCATGGTGAAGGCGGGCATCGGTTTCAAGACCGGTCAGAAGTAACTCCAAGCGACGAATCTCAGGCCGTTGCTTTCGGCAATGCGATCGTGAAAGTGCTGCCCTTCCCGAGCATGCTGGTTACAGAAATGGTGCCACGATGTGCTTTCACGATCGCCTCTGCAAGGCTTAGTCCTAGTCCATTACCCGGTTGTGACCGGCTTTCGTCGGCGCGGTAAAAGCGCGAGAAGATCCCGGGCACATGTTTTTCGGCGATGCCGACGCCGGTATCGGTCACGGTGACGCGGACCTCAAGGGCGCTTTCCGAAGTCTCTACGCTCACTTCGCCACCAGCTTCCGTGTACTTGACGGCATTGTCGATGAGTTGCGCTACAGCGCGCCGTAGGCGATGAGGGTCGCCCCGAAACAGGGCATCGCCGTTTGATCGCACGTTAAGCCGTATCCCCTTGTCTTCCGCCGCAGGCGCAAACAGATCGGCGACGTCGTGAGCCAGGTGCGCCATGTTGAATTCCGACGTGGTGAGACGCGCCAGTCCCGCTTCCGTTTCCGAAATCTCAAGCATCGTATTGATCAGCGTCAACAAGGCGTCGCAGTCCTCAACAATGCTCCCCAATACGGAACCCTGGGCCGAGGTATGATCCGTTTCGTCAAGGGCGACTTCCGCGGTGCCACGGATTCTCGTGATGGGTCCGCGCAGATCGTGCGCGATATCGTCGGATACTTCTTTCAGGTTCTTGATGAGCCGCTCGTTGTGCTCGATCATCCGATTGAAAGCCGTTGCCAGGTCGGCGATTTCGTCTTCGTAGCCGGATACCTGCACGCGCTGACTCAAGTTACCCAATTCGATGCTTGTAGCGGCATAGGTGACTTGCTCCACGCGGCGAAGCGCGCGCCGCAGCATATACCAGGCTCCGGCCGCGGAGAAGGGCACGATAACGATTATTCCCCCGAGAAAGACCCAGCGGAACGTGTTCATGATGGCATCGTTCGCTTCGGTGGATACGCCCATTTGGAAAATGATGTCGCCGTTGAGGGGCGCGGTCATAACGCGCGTTTGAGGGCCGGTCGCTGTTGTGGTCAACGTCTCGAACGCGGGTTCGTTTTTCGCCGGCACGCGAATCTGAGAACCAGTGGACTCGAACTCGGGCCACGCGTGCATGCTGGTTGTACCAACGACAGATCCTTGCATATCAAGCAAGCGAAAGAACAGTCGGTCAGTACCCTCTGACATGGCTTCACCATTCAGCACGTCCGTGAGCACGGAAATGCCTCGCGATTCGAGCAGGGCCGAGTATTCTCCGATTTCATTGATCATTGACTGATCGAGGCGGCTGTCGAGGCTGGCGCGCAATACGTAATAACCGATTGCCAGGACTGAGGCAAAAGACATCGCGAAGACAACCGCAAACCAGCACGCCATTCTGAAGGCAAGGCTTTTCGTGGCGCGTCTATTGGGACCGAAGAACATATCCCACCCCTCTCACGGTGTGGATCAGGGCGTTGCCGAATCCTTTGTCGACTTTGTCCCTCAAGCGGCTCATCCGCGCTTCGACCACATTCGTTTGCGGATCGAAGTTGTACCCCCAGACATGCTCCATAATCATGGTCTTCGATACGACCCGGCCGGCGTTTCGCATCAGGTATTCGAGCAGCGAGAATTCGCGCGGCTGCAGTTCGATGGGCTTACCCGATCGCACTACTTCACGCTTGAGCAAGTCCATCTCCAGATCGTCGTAGGTGAGCGCAGTCGGCTCCGCCACGGCGCGCGCCCGCCGTATGAGTGCCTGTATGCGCGCCAACAACTCGGAGAAAGCAAAAGGCTTCGTGAGGTAATCGTCGCCACCCGATTGAAGACCGGCGACTCTGTCACTTACCGATTGCTTCGCGCTGAGGATAAGCACGGGGACATTGACGCCCTGCCGCCGCAAGTCCTCAATCAAGCTGATGCCGTCAAGCTTCGGAAGCATTATGTCGACCACAGCCGCGTCGTAGGACTCCGTCGTAGCCAGATGGAATCCGTCCAGGCCGTTGGTTGCGTGATCGACCGTATACCCGGATTGTTTCAGGCCTTTCACAACAAATGCCGCGATTTTGGCGTCGTCTTCGACCAACAAGATGCGCATGGACTGCAATATGCCCTGATGTTCTGTATTTGAAGACACGGCTCTTCGCAACAGGCAAAGGACCTGCTGACATTGTGCCACAGCGCGGCGGATTGCCGTTACTTACGCAAGATCCGGTCGCGTGCCGACCCGAGAGCGCGAACAGGACATGCGGGTCCGCTTCGGCCTGTGCCGATGGTGATGAACAGACGTTGTTCTCGCTCTTACGGAAACGGGGATCGCGGCGAATGAAGTGCCTAGTCCGGATTTCTCGTGAGCAATTCGCGTCGGCGCTCAATCGCGCCGGTGCAAACTGCGGACTACGCGGCTTTGCTGTTGGTCGTCGCGAGCGATCTCGCCGAAACGGCCGTCGGCGCGTTCGTTTCGACAGGAACTGCCTCAAGCACTACGGGCTCGGGAAGTCTGCTCTCAATGAAGCGAACCAACGAAAGCATGATTCGGCGCAGGCCGCGTGCCGCGGCGGTGAAGAGCATGTCTCCGGCATAGACGACGGCCGGCACGGGCACGAAGGTATCGCCGTTGCGGGTAGCCACCCATACGCCCATGGACGCTTCCGCAGACGGGAACCCTCCCATGGAAAAGTTAGAGGTATCCTGTTCTGTCTTGTTCATGTGATGCGTGTATCCTATCGCCCGGAAAGGCTGCGGTTGGTCTACAAAAGTCCTATATGAACGCTTGACTGCATGCATACATTCCCCTGCGCCGTGCGCTGCAGGATTGCTTTCGCAGCCTGAGCTGGCGGGGTTTGCAACGCGCATGCATTCTGCCGGCCGCACGTTACGGCGGCATTAATCCGCAATTTGCACCGGCGCGATTGGGCGCCGACGCAATTTACTCACGTGCAAAACGTTGAGGTTTTGCCATGAGGATTACTCGCGAACACACTCTGTTATTGGAGGACCGCTTTTTTCACCGCACGTCTCGCAGACACGCGGGTTACGGGAGATGTTCAAGTGTGTTCGTGAGAA
This DNA window, taken from Candidatus Hydrogenedentota bacterium, encodes the following:
- a CDS encoding type II toxin-antitoxin system HicA family toxin, coding for MSRMPQLTAQELVRFLRKQGFVEDRQSGSHLTLWHEEKKTAVTVPIHSHCDLGRGLTARILRDAGFSVDDFLRLK
- a CDS encoding type II toxin-antitoxin system HicB family antitoxin, producing MRFYTFEIVIEKEPEDEGYFAYSPTLPGCFSNGSTIEEAKRNIREAVQQHLATLRTHGQKIEQQERLVHVEELTVGIPE
- a CDS encoding efflux RND transporter periplasmic adaptor subunit yields the protein MKTWILVCIACVAAMTAGCGGNTAIEGEGEERAPVEVSAATVETTTLRPSLDLMGALIAAPERTVELCPQVAGFVSRVCIEEGAAVKAGDPVVLLDSRMVEANVSKAAAAVEEARANVALLQKGPLRAEIEAARQDARNAFAAAEAQRAKLKALQPLHEHGEIADVQFEMAKSAADEADAASQAAAQRLKVSEAGTRPEAIEQAKAQLQSAESELAAQKLNLELSTISSPIDGVITQLLVRQGMSLDMTSKVATVVDLSFVYARVRVPASSLAQVTEGATAKVTLDGTSGSEYKGAVARVGKVADESTGDVETLVRIDNKDGALRPGLACRVSIALPEIPNALVVPTAAVADRNGESVVTLIRDDKAYQTVVKTGAHAPGVVQIVAGISAGDTVATEGGYALPEECPVHIVKPEADKAQ
- a CDS encoding efflux RND transporter permease subunit, with protein sequence MNTEQTSSAASTPLQNGRSSYVVRHGSTILFVSLALCVAGIYAAYRMPASVFPQTDFPRIVILVDNGVMPADEMMATITRPIEEAMKNAPGTVNIRSATGRGSAEVNVFFDWKTDMIQAELYVLAQLSQIRSSLPDTAEYTVNRLTFSSFPILGFSLTSTTRNITELWEKAEYEIKPRLLRINDVASVNIVGGKKPEYHVVVDPAKLDAHHLTLAQVSDAITQTNTFVSAGLHEENRQLYLTLVDGRVAKAADVEKLPVAWVNGAPVLVGDVAMVVRSEAPKYNIVSADGVDAVLLNVYSQPDGNTVGIAAALHDELRALRKTLPPDMKLALFYDQSLFVREGSRSVWESIGFGLLLSVLVMYLFLRNARTTFVAILAIPMCLLMTLTCMYALGMTFNLMTLGGIAAAIGLIIDDAIVVVEAMHTKMCAGRDLRESIHEVLSEVGHALVGSTITPVVVFLPLAFLEGVPGVFFRALAFTMAASLLISLLLALTLTPALGIALLRRHPGETQDELEQGGFILRRLIRLYERVVRVSLRHPALALMCMAFVLLLGTVLYQRLDSDFLPHMDEGAFVLDYVSPEGTSLTETDRMMRHIEAILRKTPEIESYSRRSGAQLGLAATEPNIGDFLVKLKPDRERDTDEVVDAVREEVEAAEPALEVEFPGVLADLIGDLTWSPEPVEIKIFSSNVESLKTVAPQIAEEIEKIPGVVDVNDGLVVAGPSLTFRVHTADALRSGLTAAQIGDEVESALLGKEASYVLEGDRIVGIRVIMDEKERENERKIQNVPLTSASGPRVTLGEVSDLEHEPGLLEMHREDQRQLIAVSARFSGIDTRSGMKAIQRAIKEHVNLPADVSIEYGGLYQQQQESFANLARVLAMAIFFVLTVLIFEFRTFAHPIAIVIGALLALLGVVGALWVTGTSLNIVSFLGAIIGFGIVAKNGILMLDFVEQLQRRGYSLEEALVQSGRRRLRPVLMTSLTAFLGLLPLAYGIGAGADLLRPLAIGVIGALCVSLVLSLIATPTVYYALMKALHPSRTARNST
- a CDS encoding TolC family protein → MKPEKDYTRAGELIQQRTGSNVVYSPTIESDVQQRVAALLDGGLTQEEAIRVALLNNRAFQSIFQEIGVSRADVAQSALLSNPSLSLSARFPEGGGRSNLSVGFAQEIADLWQIPVRKRIAKDQLEQTVFHVVNAAVDLTARVRRAYFDVCSQEEAERVLAGNLDLLKHAQQLARNRFEAGEATILDVNLVASSVLEGQMRLESTRRDRDVARAGFERLLGLSFEQAGVRLTDPLPRVTADCPDEAALVKRALDTRLDVRMAALDLDAAEAEIKHQRRSILSSLVLGIEGERPEARAPRSLKPLPPVPQKPDLSGVTASQSINEAITQLAQVGRGQAQAGRQNAKDLALQELDNWRGRKLEKRQTIDMILGPSLQVTLPIWDQNKAQIAKARFKYAQKQKDYEEMALGVMQDVRESVARLQAAKSLLELSGRDAIPLAEQNIATAQRAYEAGEENILTLLVAQQTLNDHKEAGARFAADYASALADLEKAVGGALEDAAANSPAPVK
- a CDS encoding isoprenylcysteine carboxylmethyltransferase family protein, with the translated sequence MNVWLERAYRFRGVLMAPPYLFCLLVFAGETEHDAVIWPIGLTVFFIGVAIRVWAQVHLHYRLRIHKTLTTTGPYSLVRNPIYIANTTMLLGLTVVSELIWFLPLMLAWCVLVYRFVVRREEAHLTEKYGAPYVSYLQTTSRWVPRFGSRGLRPEMARRFLLPSLVAEAHCLLLVIPLVAKEFFG